Proteins encoded in a region of the Sugiyamaella lignohabitans strain CBS 10342 chromosome B, complete sequence genome:
- the TUB2 gene encoding beta-tubulin (Beta-tubulin; associates with alpha-tubulin (Tub1p and Tub3p) to form tubulin dimer, which polymerizes to form microtubules; mutation in human ortholog is associated with congenital fibrosis of the extraocular muscles (CFEOM) with polymicrogyria; GO_component: GO:0005737 - cytoplasm [Evidence IEA]; GO_component: GO:0005881 - cytoplasmic microtubule [Evidence IC] [PMID 9488492]; GO_component: GO:0005856 - cytoskeleton [Evidence IEA,IEA]; GO_component: GO:0005828 - kinetochore microtubule [Evidence IC] [PMID 9488492]; GO_component: GO:0005874 - microtubule [Evidence IEA,IEA]; GO_component: GO:0005880 - nuclear microtubule [Evidence IC] [PMID 9488492]; GO_component: GO:0043234 - protein complex [Evidence IEA]; GO_component: GO:0005816 - spindle pole body [Evidence IDA] [PMID 9585415]; GO_component: GO:0045298 - tubulin complex [Evidence IDA,IPI] [PMID 9488492]; GO_function: GO:0005525 - GTP binding [Evidence IEA,IEA]; GO_function: GO:0003924 - GTPase activity [Evidence IEA]; GO_function: GO:0003674 - molecular_function [Evidence ND]; GO_function: GO:0000166 - nucleotide binding [Evidence IEA]; GO_function: GO:0005200 - structural constituent of cytoskeleton [Evidence IEA]; GO_process: GO:0006184 - GTP catabolic process [Evidence IEA]; GO_process: GO:0045143 - homologous chromosome segregation [Evidence IC] [PMID 9488492]; GO_process: GO:0007017 - microtubule-based process [Evidence IEA]; GO_process: GO:0000070 - mitotic sister chromatid segregation [Evidence IC] [PMID 9488492]; GO_process: GO:0030473 - nuclear migration along microtubule [Evidence IC] [PMID 9488492]; GO_process: GO:0051258 - protein polymerization [Evidence IEA]; GO_process: GO:0046677 - response to antibiotic [Evidence IEA]): protein MDTVMDAVRREAEQADSLQGFQVAHSLGGGTGSGLGTLLLNRIREEYSDRMLSTYSVLPSPKVSDTVTEPYNAVLSFHQLVENSDATYCLDNEALYDICSKTLGIQQPTHNELNQLIAMVMSGVTTCLRYPGQLNGDLRKLAVNLVPFPRLHFFTVGFAPLFSKGSRAFHNLTVPELTQQLYNPANIMAACNPFHGRYLTISTIFRGKVAMKEVEDANYAARTKNSAYFVEWIPNNFQTSVCNIPPKGLTTSATFIANTTAVQELFSRTSAQFSAMFKRRAFLHWYTGEGMEQAEFTEAESNLNDLISEYQQYQNATADDDEVDGEYLEEEQYLDDDGAMDYNGTEQ from the coding sequence ATGGATACGGTTATGGATGCTGTTCGTCGTGAGGCAGAACAGGCCGATTCCTTACAAGGATTTCAAGTAGCCCACTCACTCGgtggtggtactggtagTGGTCTCGgtactcttcttcttaacAGAATTCGTGAGGAGTATAGTGATAGAATGTTGAGTACCTATTCAGTCCTTCCATCTCCTAAAGTATCAGACACTGTTACTGAACCTTACAATGCAGTTCTTTCCTTCCACCAACTTGTTGAGAACTCTGATGCCACTTACTGCTTGGATAATGAGGCTCTTTATGATATTTGCTCAAAGACTTTGGGCATTCAGCAGCCCACTCACAACGAGTTGAATCAGCTGATCGCCATGGTCATGTCAGGCGTCACCACTTGCTTAAGATACCCTGGCCAATTGAATGGTGATTTACGAAAACTGGCAGTCAATTTGGTTCCATTCCCTAGATTGCATTTCTTTACCGTTGGTTTCGCTCCACTCTTCTCTAAGGGATCTCGCGCGTTTCATAATCTCACTGTTCCTGAGCTAACTCAACAACTTTACAACCCAGCCAATATTATGGCTGCTTGTAATCCATTCCATGGAAGATATTTGACTATCTCAACTATTTTCAGAGGAAAAGTTGCCATGAAAGAGGTTGAAGACGCTAATTATGCTGCTCGTACCAAGAACTCTGCTTATTTTGTGGAATGGATTCCCAATAACTTCCAAACCTCAGTTTGTAATATCCCACCTAAGGGTCTCACTACTTCCGCAACATTCATTGCGAACACCACTGCTGTACAAGAATTATTTTCCAGAACTTCCGCTCAATTTTCTGCCATGTTCAAGAGAAGAGCCTTCCTTCACTGGTATACTGGTGAAGGTATGGAACAGGCTGAATTTACCGAGGCTGAGTCCAATCTAAACGACTTGATCTCGGAATATCAACAATACCAAAATGCTACGGCGGATGACGATGAGGTCGATGGTGAATATCTTGAGGAAGAGCAGTatttggatgatgatggagcAATGGATTACAATGGCACAGAGCAGTAA